AGGTACTGGAACATCTTTTCAGAACTTAAATCTTACTTCAGATGACTTTGGAGGAAAAGAATTAGAGGGATGTAATGAAAACCTTGTTTTATCATCGCCAAAGGTGGTTGAAAAGGTTCATAATTCATTTTTAGAAGCAGGTTGTCATATTATAGAAACTAATACATTTGGAGCCTCATCAATAGTTCTTGATGAATATGATATTGCAGATAAGGCTTATGAGATAAATAAAAATGCGGCATTATTAGCAAAAAAAGCTGCCACCAAATACTCATCAGTTGATAAACCAAGGTTTGTTGCCGGTTCAATTGGACCAACAACTAAATTACCCACCTTAGGACATATAGATTTTGATGAATTAAAGCAATCATATAAAGAACAAATTTATGGTCTTATAGATGGAGGAGTTGATCTTCTTTTGATTGAAACTTGTCAGGATGTTTTACAAATTAAATCTGCCTTATTAGCATCAAAAGAAATTCTTGAAAGTAAAAATATAGATATACCTTTAATGGTATCTATAACAATGGAAACAACAGGTACTATGCTTGTTGGATCTGATATTGCATCTGCACTAACAATATTAGAGCCGTTTAATATAGATATCCTTGGACTTAATTGTGCAACTGGTCCAGAGCAAATGAAAGAACATATTAAATATTTGTCTGAAAATTCTCCCTTCGCTATAAGCTGTATTCCCAATGCAGGTCTTCCAGAAAATATTGGTGGTGTAGCTCACTACAGATTAACGCCAATAGAATTAAAGATGCAGTTAATGAATTTTATATATGACTTTAATATTCAATTAATAGGTGGATGTTGTGGGACAACACCTGAACATATAAAATATCTTTCTTCAATAATCGATGAAATTATCGATAATGAAAGAACTAACAACAATGGTAAAAATAAATCGTGCGGTTTTATTCCTTCTGCATCATCAATATATAATTCTGTGCCATACAAACAAGACAACTCAATTTTGATAGTAGGAGAAAGATTAAATGCAAGTGGATCTAAAAAGGTAAGAGAGTTATTAAATAACGACGATTGGGATGGCTTAGTTGCAATTGCGAAGAAACAACAAAAAGAAAATGCACACGTTCTTGATGTAAATGTCGATTATGTGGGAAGAGACGGAGTGAAAGATATGAAAGAAATAACTTCAAGACTAGTTACCAATATAAATTTACCATTAATGATCGACTCTACAGATGCTGACAAAATGGAAAGTGGATTAAAGTCAGCGGGCGGTAAATGTATTATAAATTCCACCAATTACGAAGACGGTGATGAAAGGTTTGATCAAGTTCTTAATTTGGCCTTAGGTTATGGTTCAGGGCTTGTTGTAGGAACTATTGATGAAGATGGAATGGCTAGGAATTCAGATAAAAAATATAACATTGTTAAAAGAGCGATTAATAGAACCAGAGAATGTGGTTTATCAGATTATGAGCTCTTTTTTGATCCATTAGCACTACCAATATCAACTGGGATAGAAGAAGATAGATTAAATGCCAAAGAGACAATTAGTGCTATCTCTAAAATTCGTGAAAATTTTCCAGAAATACATATTATATTAGGGATTTCGAACATAAGTTTTGGTCTATCACCATTATCTAGAATTAATTTAAATTCAATATTTTTAGATGAGTGCATTAATGCAGGATTGGATTCTGCTATCATCGCCCCAAATAAAATTTTGCCATTATCAAAAATTCCCGAAGAAACTAAAAAGCTTTGCTTGGATTTGATATATGACAAAAGAGAATTTAAAGATGATATTTGTACTTATGATCCATTAGTGGAACTAACAAAGGCTTTTCAAGATTTATCTATTCAGGATTTCAAAAAAGCATCTTCGGAAAATAAAAATTTAACTCTGGAAGAAAGTTTAAAAAATCATATTATTGATGGAGAAAAAATTGGTTTAGAGGATCAATTAAATAAAGCGTTAAAAAAATATAAACCTCTTGAAATAATAAATACATTTTTACTAGATGGGATGAAAGTTGTAGGCGATTTATTTGGCTCGGGTCAAATGCAATTGCCATTCGTACTACAATCTGCTGAAACAATGAAATTTGCTGTTTCAATTTTAGAACCATATATGGAAACTGTAGATGAAAATAGATCTAATGGAAAACTCTTAATTGCCACTGTCAAAGGCGATGTTCATGATATTGGAAAAAATTTGGTTGATATAATACTTACAAATAACGGTTATGACGTAATAAATCTTGGAATAAAGCAAGATGTCTCTGCAATTATAGATGCACAAAAGAAGCACAATGCAGATTGCATCGCTATGAGCGGATTACTTGTAAAGTCAACTGCATTTATGAAAGATAATTTAGAGGCTTTTAACAATGAAGATATTAGTGTACCTGTCATATTAGG
The window above is part of the Prochlorococcus marinus CUG1415 genome. Proteins encoded here:
- the metH gene encoding methionine synthase, with the translated sequence MESFRAYLNRDEKPLIIFDGGTGTSFQNLNLTSDDFGGKELEGCNENLVLSSPKVVEKVHNSFLEAGCHIIETNTFGASSIVLDEYDIADKAYEINKNAALLAKKAATKYSSVDKPRFVAGSIGPTTKLPTLGHIDFDELKQSYKEQIYGLIDGGVDLLLIETCQDVLQIKSALLASKEILESKNIDIPLMVSITMETTGTMLVGSDIASALTILEPFNIDILGLNCATGPEQMKEHIKYLSENSPFAISCIPNAGLPENIGGVAHYRLTPIELKMQLMNFIYDFNIQLIGGCCGTTPEHIKYLSSIIDEIIDNERTNNNGKNKSCGFIPSASSIYNSVPYKQDNSILIVGERLNASGSKKVRELLNNDDWDGLVAIAKKQQKENAHVLDVNVDYVGRDGVKDMKEITSRLVTNINLPLMIDSTDADKMESGLKSAGGKCIINSTNYEDGDERFDQVLNLALGYGSGLVVGTIDEDGMARNSDKKYNIVKRAINRTRECGLSDYELFFDPLALPISTGIEEDRLNAKETISAISKIRENFPEIHIILGISNISFGLSPLSRINLNSIFLDECINAGLDSAIIAPNKILPLSKIPEETKKLCLDLIYDKREFKDDICTYDPLVELTKAFQDLSIQDFKKASSENKNLTLEESLKNHIIDGEKIGLEDQLNKALKKYKPLEIINTFLLDGMKVVGDLFGSGQMQLPFVLQSAETMKFAVSILEPYMETVDENRSNGKLLIATVKGDVHDIGKNLVDIILTNNGYDVINLGIKQDVSAIIDAQKKHNADCIAMSGLLVKSTAFMKDNLEAFNNEDISVPVILGGAALTPKFVNEDCSKIYKGKILYGKDAFTDLKFMNEYMDNKKKGNWSNTKGFINNEGIDINLASSKTNSEVVNKSKSISNETYKLNLKENFIRSKFINEEEPIKPPFLGTKVINDVNIDLNKLIFYLDKKALFSGQWQIKKGKNQSVEEYNNYLDSYANPLLDKWLETIVDKKLISPKAVYGYFRCGRKDNSIFLFDDKSLNKISQFNFPRQKSGNNLCIADFYCDLKNDKPIDIFPMQAVTMGEIASEYSQKLFKEDKYSDYLLFHGLTVQLAEALAEYIHALIRIECGFRIEEPDKNREILAQKYRGARFSFGYPACPKVSDSNIQLSLLDAKRINLTMDESEQLHPEQSTTAIISLHSKAKYFSA